In Choloepus didactylus isolate mChoDid1 chromosome 6, mChoDid1.pri, whole genome shotgun sequence, one DNA window encodes the following:
- the LOC119538461 gene encoding transmembrane protein 231-like isoform X2: MALCELFSHPAERRYRAGLCSKAALFLLLAAVLTYIPPLLVAFRSHGFWLKRSSYEEQPTVRFQHQVLLVALLGPEHGGFLAWSTFPAFNRLQGDHLRVPLVSASAYKNLMTSYL, translated from the exons ATGGCGCTCTGCGAGCTTTTTTCTCACCCCGCCGAGCGCCGGTACCGCGCGGGGCTCTGTTCCAAGGCCGCCCTGTTCCTGCTACTGGCCGCAGTGCTCACGTACATCCCGCCGCTACTGGTGGCCTTCCGGAGCCACGGGTTTTGGCTGAAGCGCAGCAGCTACGAGGAGCAGCCGACCGTGCGCTTCCAGCACCAGGTGCTGCTGGTGGCCTTACTGGGACCCGAGCACGGCGGGTTCCTCGCCTGGAGCACGTTCCCTGCCTTCAACCGGCTGCAGGGGGATCACCTGCGCGTCCCGCTTGTTTCG gCCAGTGCCTATAAGAACTTGATGACCTCATATCTATAG
- the LOC119538461 gene encoding transmembrane protein 231-like isoform X1 has product MALCELFSHPAERRYRAGLCSKAALFLLLAAVLTYIPPLLVAFRSHGFWLKRSSYEEQPTVRFQHQVLLVALLGPEHGGFLAWSTFPAFNRLQGDHLRVPLVSPNLFSTSRWWSALYLFYFAGKKIRLSSVNSIR; this is encoded by the exons ATGGCGCTCTGCGAGCTTTTTTCTCACCCCGCCGAGCGCCGGTACCGCGCGGGGCTCTGTTCCAAGGCCGCCCTGTTCCTGCTACTGGCCGCAGTGCTCACGTACATCCCGCCGCTACTGGTGGCCTTCCGGAGCCACGGGTTTTGGCTGAAGCGCAGCAGCTACGAGGAGCAGCCGACCGTGCGCTTCCAGCACCAGGTGCTGCTGGTGGCCTTACTGGGACCCGAGCACGGCGGGTTCCTCGCCTGGAGCACGTTCCCTGCCTTCAACCGGCTGCAGGGGGATCACCTGCGCGTCCCGCTTGTTTCG CCGAATCTCTTTAGCACCTCGAGATGGTGGTCTGCGCTGTACTTATTTTACTTCGCTGGGAAAAAAATCAGACTTTCTTCCGTCAACTCaataagatga